The Parashewanella spongiae genome has a window encoding:
- a CDS encoding glutathione S-transferase has translation MALPILYSLRNCPYAMRARLALYASGQQVLLRDIVLSNKPAEMLIVSPKGTVPVLVTADKQVIDESLSIMKWAFSQTDPDDYLNKAHTSALVEMLSVIALFDNEFKGHLEKYRCSKRYHEPSLLEDRQQCERYLADLESRLSQHQYLMSDKPSLTDLALMPFIRQFARVERQWYLQSPYPNLRQWLNGYLQSKMFSKVMAQYPMWLDSKEDVVFGAE, from the coding sequence ATGGCATTACCGATACTGTATTCTTTAAGAAATTGCCCTTATGCAATGCGAGCAAGATTGGCGCTTTATGCGTCTGGCCAACAGGTACTATTACGTGACATAGTGCTTAGCAACAAGCCCGCTGAAATGCTCATCGTATCCCCCAAAGGAACGGTGCCAGTACTCGTCACAGCGGATAAGCAAGTGATTGATGAAAGCCTATCAATCATGAAGTGGGCATTTTCTCAAACTGATCCTGATGATTACCTTAATAAAGCACACACTTCTGCTTTGGTTGAAATGTTGTCAGTTATTGCACTATTTGATAACGAATTTAAAGGGCATCTTGAAAAGTATCGCTGCTCAAAACGCTATCATGAACCATCATTGCTTGAAGATAGGCAGCAATGTGAGCGTTATCTGGCGGATTTAGAGTCACGACTGAGCCAGCATCAATATTTGATGTCTGACAAACCAAGCTTAACGGATCTCGCCTTAATGCCCTTCATCCGTCAGTTTGCCCGAGTCGAGCGACAATGGTATTTACAATCACCTTATCCAAACCTCAGGCAGTGGCTTAACGGCTATCTACAAAGCAAAATGTTCAGCAAGGTAATGGCGCAATATCCAATGTGGTTGGATTCAAAAGAAGATGTTGTTTTTGGTGCTGAATAA